AAGATCGCTTCGAGCAACAGGCGATTTGCCAAGACCATGCGGCGGGAGATGACCGAGGCCGAGGCATTGCTCTGGCGCTATCTGCGCAAACCCGGCATCGGCGAGCTGCGGTTCCGGCGCCAGACGCCGATCGGGCCGTACATCGTCGATTTCTTTTGCCCGCAACGAAGGCTGATTGTCGAGGTCGATGGTGGCCAGCATGGTTCGCCCGATGCGGCTGCCCGTGATGCTGACCGC
The sequence above is drawn from the Bauldia sp. genome and encodes:
- a CDS encoding endonuclease domain-containing protein; this translates as MPRRKIASSNRRFAKTMRREMTEAEALLWRYLRKPGIGELRFRRQTPIGPYIVDFFCPQRRLIVEVDGGQHGSPDAAARDADRDTWLGRQGYRLLRVWNNGVIGNIEGVCAAILAAANSPPPEIR